The window GTCCTAGTTACATTTGGTGCACCTATTCAGACGACGGTCGCCCGCGCGAGGTTGCCTGCCCTGAGTCATGCCAAGCTGCCTGTAATGAGGAGCTGCAATACTGTTATGCGGAATGGTTGATATATCATGGACGATCTGGCGGGGTCGGTGGGTCGGACTGCGAAAACGGGAATGCTCGATGCCATGCAACAGGCGGGTGTTTCTGGAATCCCCCTTGGCGGAGAGAGTTGCCAGGACATGAGCAAGAATGGGAGGAGGTTTGGTATGGACCAGATTCAAGACGACCAGACTGCAGTACCATCCCGTCAGTCGGAAACGGATAACCGTCTCAGTTTGATGCATCAGGAAGCTCTTAGAAGAATCTACCGTGCGTATGAGGATGCCTTCGATCTTGGAAACTTGCCACTACATGTAATTAATAGTGGAATAATTGATAAAGCTAATGCGATATCCCGCGACGAGTACATACGAAGACTAATGAGAGATGCAAATATAAGTGCAATATTTGCAGAAAATATAGGACTAATTAGTTCTCAAGAGCATCAGCAGATCAGGAAGGATTTCTTCATTCGACATCCAGAACTCACTGATATGGAGTGGGACCCAAGGAAGGAGAGACCTACACTGGAATCTATTGCTCGAAACCTAGGTCTATCAGATCCGTCAGAATTAGAGAGCTATATGAAAGAAGTTGCCGAGCGTCGTTCGAATCGTCGATGTACTCATCTTCAGCAGCGCATGATTTAAGATGACGCGAACCCTGCAAACTCCTGATACAGCGGATTTCATGAGGGTCGATCACTGGAGCGGTAGCCGGCGTGTGATACCAATCCCGTCTGGTGCTGCCGTGTTTCTTGGAGACGCCGACTTCGGCTCCAGAAGGTGCGCCTGCCAGGAGGGCCAGACTCGCCCAAGATTCACGACACGGCTACCCGGGCTTGGTATGAGAACCAGCCAGCGGCGTCGGAGGCAGTGATGGAGTCGAAGGCGATCCAGGTGGCGGTGCGGAGGTCGTCGTCGGTTCGGGCCTTGGCGCGGCGAAGGAACGCCGTATCTGCTCACCTGCCCATGATCGGCAGACTGGAACGCGGGGGCGCATTTCGTTAAGCTGATGGCCTCATGGAACGAGATGCGCTGGCGGAACTGAGCCGGGAGCAGTTGATTGAGCTGGTGATCACGCTCGCGGCGGAGGTCGCGGAGTTGAAGCGGCAGCGGGGGCAGCCGCCGAAGACGCCGGGCAACTCGTCGGTGCCGCCATCGGTGGGCTTCAAGGCGAATCGGGCGGAGCGTCGGACGCGGCGGCGCGGGCGCGACGGGATCAGCCGTCGGCGGCAGGCGCCGGACATGATCGTGCGCTGTCGGCCGACGGCCTGCGTGGGCCGTGGCGCGGTGTTGCCCGAGGCGGGGCAGCGTCGGGTGGGGCGGAGCCAGGTGATCGAGCTGCCGCCGATCCGTCCGGTGGTCGTGGAGGCGTGGCAGTATGCCGCGTCGTGTGCGGGGTGTGGGCAGCAGACCAAGGGCACGTATCCGGCCGGGCTGGAGCCGACCCAGACGTTCGGGCTGCGGGTCGGGGCACTCCTGGCGTACTTCCATGAGCGACACCACGTCGGCTACGCGCGGCTGGGCGAGGTCTGCCGGGACCTGTTCGGCCGGGCCATCCACCTGCACGGCATCCGCGACACCCTGACGCCCGACTCGTTCACCCGACGGCGGCGCCGCATCGAGAACGCCGTCGATCGCAGCGTCTTCCGGGCCTTCCTCCCAGACCAGCCCGACACCGCCACCGCCCGCCGCTTGCAGGCTCGCTATCAGGAGCACCGCACCAGCCTGTTCGTCTTCTTCGATCGCCCGGATGTCCCGCCCACCAACAACGCCTCCGAGCAGGATCTCCGCCCCTCCGTCATCCACCGCTAGGTCACCGGTGGCTTCCGCTCCCAACTCGGCGCCGACGTCTCGGCCATCCTCACCTCGCTGCTGACCACCGCCCGTAAGCGCGGCCAGAACCTCTTCCAGGCCTCCGCTCCGCCGCCGGACCGTCACCAGTGCGTGCTGCCGGCATGCCTACGTGAGCAGATACTACAGCGGTAGGGGCGGCGGGGCTGAGCCCTTGAGGATCGCGAAGACGGTGTCCGCGAGCCACTGGCGGATCGGCTCGCGCGCAGCCTGCTCGACGGCGCGTACGGCCTGTCCGGCGTCGTAACGGGCATCATGCCAGCGGAGTGCCGGCGTTGGCTGCACGCGCGCCCGCGCCGTGCTGGTAAAGACCTGACGCGCCGTCTCGATCTCCGGGGCGACCGCGCTGGTGGCGTGGCGGGCGAGTGTCGCGAGCGCCTCGTACGGTGCCCAGGCCGCCGCGCTGGTCTCGTCGCTCGGATTGTCGGCCCACATCTGGAGGCCGCGCAGCATCGCGCGGGTGTGGCCGATCCGCTCCGGCGGGTGCAGGCGAGGGTCGACGAGCGCTTCGAGTGTGGCCGCCATCCGCTTGACGATGGACCGGTCGAGCTCGGCGAGCTGGTACGGCCGCATCGCGCGGAGCAGCCCGTCCAGGCCGTACGGCTGGTAGATCAGGTCCGGCCCCCGGAACGGCGGAATCGCCCGCCCGTGCCAGACGCTCCAGGCGACGGCCGTGCGGTACTCGCCAGCGATGGCGTTCGCGGCGTCTACGTTGGCGTCAGGCGAGCGCTCCGGCCGCTCGATAACGGCGTTGGCGAAAGGGATCGCCGGGTGTGTTACGAGCAGCGATTGGCGCGGGGGAGTCTCGGCCAGCGACCGGCCGAGCGCCTGCGCCGCCAGCCAGGCGTCGCGCGCGTAGCGGTCAACGCCCGGCGGCGGTCCGCCGGTCTCCGCCGCGGCTGCCCCGAGTTGCGCGTCCTCGTCGTTTGGGCGGGCGGCCCAGCGTAGGGCGGCCTCCAGGCAGGCGCGGTGCCCATAGTCGGCCTCGGGCGGCGGGAGGCATCGTTCCACGTACCATACGGCGTGAAGTACCGCCGCGCAGCGCAGGCGCAGCGCGTGCGACGGGTGCAGCGGGTCTGGGAAGGGCGGCGCAGCATTGAGTCGGCGGGCAGCGGCTATGCCGACCGCACCGGCGCCCTCGGCTGAGCCGCCGGGCCGGTTGCGGCTGTGGACCAGCCACCACGCGACGCCGTAGTGCCGATCCCACGTCCTGGCGCTGACGGCGGCTTCGAGGGTACGGAGGATCGCAGCGGGCAGAGCTTCACTGGGGGCGAGTACGGCCTCAATGGCGGCTTGGAGCGCGTCGTGGTGGCCGAGGGGCGCCCAGGTCGTGGCCAGGTTGTCGGCAGGCGGGCGCTCGACGGCCGCGCGCACGACCTGATACACGGATCGTTCGCCGTGGTCGTCGGACGGCGACGGCAGCAGCGGCTCCAGGAAGTCGAGGGCGGCGCCGAGGACGTGCCGGCGGAATGCGCGCTGTTCGGCGTCGTCCAGGGCGTGAACGAGCCTGCCGATCTCTTCTCGGTGCGGCGGCGTCCACGGGTCGAAGGCGAGCAGCCGGTACCGTTCGGCGACCTCATCGTCCGGTCGGGCCGGCGGATCGGGCACGGGCGCGAGCGACGGCACCTGCTCGCCGCCCAGCAGCGCCAGGATCGCGTCGGCCTGCCAGCGCCGCGCGGCCCTGATGCAGTCGTTGCTGGCGATCGCCTGCCGTCGGGAATCACGCCAGGCGTCGGGTTGAGCGCGTCGGGAAGAGATCACGCCGGCCATGCCGGCTGCCCGGCTGGCCGCCCGCGCCAGTCCGTCAGGCAGCGCGGCGGCCGAAACCTCCTGGACGGCGTACAACACCTCGCAGATCCAGATCGGACCTGACGGGTTGGTGTGCAGCTCGGCCGCCCAGTGGCGTTCGAGCGCCTGTTCGATCAGCCACCGGCTGCGCGGCTCGTCCGGCGCCGCGAGCCAGACCTGGATAGCGGCCTCGCTCTGCCGTTCGTCCTGGTCATACGCGGCGGACGGACGGAGCGTCTGCGCGTAGCCGAGCGCCTGCCCCACCAGGGCCAATCGCAGCGTGCGCTGCCGGTCGTCGGTGAGCCAGCGCAACAGCGCGCCGATGTCGGTGCCGACGCGCCGGTCGGCGGTGAGGTCGCGCGGCGAGAGGCCGAACCGCTGGAGGCTCGCGGCGACCTGATCGCGGGTCAGGAAGCGTGCGGCGGCGCGCAGGCCGCTGCTGACGAAGGCGTCGCGGTCGAGGCCCGGCAGCTGGTACCAGAGGGCGTCGAGCGCCTCGTCGATCAGCGCGGCCCGGTGCTGCGGCGGCAGCTCCGTCAGCACCTCGCCGATGGTGACGGCGTCGAGGCTCGCCCAGCGTCGGGCGGGCGGCTGCCCCAAGAAGGCATCGCGGAAGACCAGCTCCTGTTGCTGTCGCGCCTGCTCGACGGGCCACCCGAGGGCGACCGGCGCTTGCAGTTGGCTGGCTTGAGTGATGGCACGGGCCGTCGCGCGCTGGTTCGGGGAGGTCAACCACGGGGCGATCTCCCGTAGGGCAGTGGCGCGCAACGACAGGTCTCGGCCGCCCATCTCGGAGTCGTGCGCGACGTGGCCAGCGCGCTCCAGCGCAAGCTCGATGGCGGCGGCGCGGCTGCGGGGGTGCAGGTGCGGGATCAGCACCATGACCTCGGCAAACTGGTGGTACTCGATGTCGAGGTCGGGGTCGTCGTGCCATGCGGCGACAAGTTCTTGCTCTGACTCGACCGGCGCAGCCGCCGGGGCGCCGCGCAGCTCGTCCACGAGCGCCTGAGCGAGCTGTTGGGCGTGGGCGGCCATCTGGTCGGCGGGCGACCCTGCTGGCTGCGATGTGGGCGAGCTGCTGGTTCTGGGCGGCTCTGGCGGGAGGCCGAGCGCCTGCTCGCATGCGTCCCAGGTCAGGTGCGGCGCCAGGTCGGCCAGCCTCTCGGCCTTGCGGCGGGGCTCGGCCAGCGCCAGCCTCAGGGCCGTCGCCCGCGCCTGATCTCGCCGGACGGTCCCCAGGGCCGGCAGCAACACCAGCAACGAGCGGAAGTCGGGCCGGGGCGGCGAGCCGTCGACGAACTTGATGCCGTTCAGGGCCAGGTCGAGCGCTTCCTGCTCCACGATCTCGCGGCTGCTCGGCGGCAGCGCGACGGCGCCCTGGAGGATGGCGGCGAGGTACTCGATGCGCGGGATTGCGGCCCGGTTGTAGGTGGGGTGGACGCCGGCCGCTTCCGCGAGCGTCCGCGCCCAATCGAGCGAGACGAGGCCGTGCAGCAGGCCGCGTTCGACCAGGGCCGGCGGCACCCTCTCCAGGTCGTTGGGGAGTCGCCAGCCGGGCGTCCAGAGGCGCGCGGCCTCGACGCGGAGCCGGCCGTCGCCGAGCACCGTCAACGGGGCCGGATCGGAGATGACGCCGAGAGGGCGGCCGGCGTCGTCCCGGCTGCGCGTGGCGAGGACGACCGGTGCGCCGTCCGGGGCCAGCACGATCCGGGCGCCGGTGTACGGCGCCGGCAGCAGCGGCGCGCGATCCGTCTCCTGGTACGGGCCGGTCAGGTGGTCTGCGACGAGGTAGCCGGTGCCCTGCCAGTCGCCATTCGGCCGGTGGTCCGGGGGCACCGGGGTATCCGCGCCAGTTGTGGAGTAGAGCAGGTAGTAGCGCCCGTCTAACGGGAACACTTGCAGTGCGCGGAGGTCGCCGGCGAGGCCGGGCGCGGTGACCGGGCCGAGGCGCTCCCACGAGAGCAAGTCGGTGGAGCGGGCGCAGCCGACGACGCCGCTTGACGTGCCGGCGTCGGCCTCCGCGCCGGCCACGAAGAATGCGTAGAACGCGGCCTCCTCGGGGGCGGGCACGATCCACGGGTCGCTGTGCTGCTGCCGGAGGTGCCAGCCGGGCTGTCCGGCCATGATCTCCGGGTGGGCTGTGCCGGCCGGGATGGTGACGGTATCGAGGACCGGATTCCCGGGGTAGCGGGTCCAGGTCACCAGATCCGGGGAGGTTGCCAGCCCGATCTGGAGGTCGAGGGCGGCACCCTGGCGCGGTCCTTCGGCGGTGCGCGTGCTGCCGGTGGAGAAGAGGTGGTAGACGCCCTGATGCTGGACGATGCAGCCGGGCCAGACGGCGGTGTCGTCCCAGGCGCCTCGCGGGCCGGTCCAGAAGGCGACTTGCTGGCGTCGCCAGGACGTGAGGTCGTCCGAGATCACGCGCACGATCTCGCTGAACGGGGCGGCTCTTCCGAGCGGCTGCGACGGCGGGCTGTGGCGGTGCTCGGTCAGCGCGAGGAGGGTGTACGGCTCGCGGCTACCGGGCGCACGCGGCGCGAGGCAGAAGTCCCAGATGTGCGACCGCGACGAGGAGAACACCACGGGCCATCATCCTGCCGCAGATGGTCATGACACCGCCGTGAGTATACCGTTGATCCGTTGCGCGCTTGTCTCGTCAGGCGTCCGTCTACTGGTCACACGGTGCTATGCTTGCGACATGGACCGCAGTGCATGGCAAGCCCATTCCGAGGCCGCGATCAATTCCGAGCGTTGGCCGCTGACCGGCGCGCAAGAGCTGGAGCTGGAGCGGCGGATCGCTGACGACGAGGCGAATCCTGACGCTGG of the Chloroflexota bacterium genome contains:
- a CDS encoding transposase — protein: MERDALAELSREQLIELVITLAAEVAELKRQRGQPPKTPGNSSVPPSVGFKANRAERRTRRRGRDGISRRRQAPDMIVRCRPTACVGRGAVLPEAGQRRVGRSQVIELPPIRPVVVEAWQYAASCAGCGQQTKGTYPAGLEPTQTFGLRVGALLAYFHERHHVGYARLGEVCRDLFGRAIHLHGIRDTLTPDSFTRRRRRIENAVDRSVFRAFLPDQPDTATARRLQARYQEHRTSLFVFFDRPDVPPTNNASEQDLRPSVIHR